The Cognaticolwellia beringensis genome segment GCCATGGGGCCAGATCGCAAAGGTAGTGTCAGTGACTTAACCAAACTAGCCAGCGAATGTGGTTGTAATATTTTAGACAGTAGAATGGCAATATTTGGCTTAGAATTTACGCTAATCATGCTACTGATGGGGACGAATAAAGCTATTCATCAATTAGAAAGTAAGCTACCCGCTGTGGCGCATAAACTTGAACTTATTACCATGATGAAAAGAACTTCAGGTTATCGCGATCAAGATTTTGTCCATCATTACCAAGTTGATTATGCTGGTATAGATCAACCTGGTGTTTTGAAATCCGTGACAGCATTTTTTGCCACACGCAATATTGATATATCGTCATTAAAGTCTGAAATTAATCAGAAGAGTAATCACATGAGTGCCTCAATTTTAATTGCGCTGATGGAAGAAACCAGTATCGAACAACTTGAAAGCGACTTCTTAGAATTGTGTGAACAATTTGACGTACAGGGCTGTATTAAAAAAGTTCAATCAAACCAGCTAGATTAACTTATTGAACAACTTTCAATGAAGATAAATATTAAAATTCAAGGTATTAAAGAAACTAATCGATAGCTATCAAGTTTACGCGAGATGAATACATTTATTATTTAGACCAATAGAAGTTATAACGTTAATTAATCTTATTTTTATTATATTTATTTTAGAGGGATACAATGAACACATTAGTTGTAGGCGATAACGCGCCACTTTTCACATTAAAAGATGAAAATGACCAAGACATTAAACTTGCAGATTTTATCGGAAAAAAACAAGTATTAGTCTATTTCTATCCTAAAGCAATGACACCGGGTTGTACTGTGCAAGCACAAGGGCTTCGCGACAGTAAATCAGCTTTAGATAGCTTAAATACTCAAGTATTTGGTATTAGTCCAGATGAGCCAAAAAAGTTAGCTAAATTTTGTGTGCGCGACGAACTTAACTTTAGCTTATTGTCAGACCCTGATCATAGTGTTGCTGATGCATTTGGTGTGTGGGGCTTAAAGAAATTTATGGGCCGTGAATACGATGGTATTCACCGTTTGAGCTTTTTAATTGGTCTTGATGGTAAAATTAGCCATGTGTTTAACAAGTTTAAAACCAAAGATCATCACGAAGTTGTTCTAGATG includes the following:
- a CDS encoding glycine cleavage system protein R, encoding MSEYLVLTAMGPDRKGSVSDLTKLASECGCNILDSRMAIFGLEFTLIMLLMGTNKAIHQLESKLPAVAHKLELITMMKRTSGYRDQDFVHHYQVDYAGIDQPGVLKSVTAFFATRNIDISSLKSEINQKSNHMSASILIALMEETSIEQLESDFLELCEQFDVQGCIKKVQSNQLD
- the bcp gene encoding thioredoxin-dependent thiol peroxidase produces the protein MNTLVVGDNAPLFTLKDENDQDIKLADFIGKKQVLVYFYPKAMTPGCTVQAQGLRDSKSALDSLNTQVFGISPDEPKKLAKFCVRDELNFSLLSDPDHSVADAFGVWGLKKFMGREYDGIHRLSFLIGLDGKISHVFNKFKTKDHHEVVLDVLNKL